cgaaatttcGTCAcaattttctgaacaccctatataaatttttgtcaaggttttcacagattttgaaagctgtaaatattatttgtctaaatctcaaaaatattaaacctgactcacttaaatttagaaatataatttttttagtggatgtgtccaaaaatttcgaaaatgtgaaataattaaaaaatggtggactttaggcatatgatgccttatataaaggtatattgaaattttgcgtagattccaaaaatttaataaaaaccatagcattccgtttaaaataacgaagtttgggtccaattccggtataaccggaagtttcagaaaactgaaattattttagctgaaacgagcatttcggaaaatccaagcaaattttcagaacattagtcgcagtactttcccatatacatatcgattcagatCGTcctgaaggaccctgtacatatAATAAAGGtcatttggatattttttttggagtttactccttaagaatcgatttgcaaaTATAAGGGGCctggtatgagaaaaatgtgaggagtaaaatctatcgatgaatgacctcgttacgtttttggtgcgcgccttatattgctgtttttattataaatatcaataattaatattgttattgtaaagttttaatttttatcattgtgttccgctaaaatgaactgaaagtattttcaaataactatggcagaaagaggtgtagatgatattgccggaacatctaacaaacacgtggttgcaaggtatgttataattcatgtattatatgtatgagcatgtgtaatttgtatttataaaatattttaataattatcgatgtagttcatataaatatatatttgaaaacaacacataaaattagataatcaacccaatatgaattatcgagattattgactattttaaaaagtttaatgtaaaatatttcgtcgattatttataataaatgtatatgaaatgaataaatatatatttatatatggatattattttcattaattaacaaatttacccttttatacagtatcaatcttttttaagttaaataaactctttttgcgtctggttagactatcgaacttaaggagtaaactccagtcgtgcgtcggagctgactcacacattttttttttaattaaacaaatttatactTAGTATAGATATTATATTTTAGTCTATAATAACCTTTCACCCAATCGTGAAACACTTGCGAATGTATCCGATGGGCCAGATGATTCAATTCAGCTGAATGCCGAATTATTTCACGTTACAACTGAAAGTAAGTGTGAAGATGATGGTGACAAGGCTTACATAGTATCTGGCTCCTCTAAGAATGTACCTTTAGATActctacaaaaaaatcaagtatATCCGATCTCCTCGCGTCACATAATAGAacagaatttagaaaaaaaaaggaagaaagcTAGTAAAAGGAGACACAAGAGATACGAGGAAAAAACTAAGAATTGATAGAAAAGTGAGCAGGGAGTATTtaactataaaagaaaaatttatcaaaaaccGAAAATGTAAAGACTTAGGAAGGTGCAGGGAGAAGTGTACAGAAAGATTTAATCATTTAATCAGAAAGTACGAGAAAAACCATTTGAAGACTATTGGAGATTGAGAAGTTTCAACAAGAAAGTGGCGTTTACTTCAGGTTTGATTTTAagagaagaaaagaaaacacAGAAGATCGTACTACAAAACCAAGATAATTTATCTACAAGTACCGTTTggagttaaatgaaaatttgtaaagggtgtttttaaaaaaaaaattgatttatcaaataaatttattgagaCAGTTGTAGCATCCTCCTAAGAACAAAATAGAAACTGACAGAATTGGACTGGTTAAGAAACACATAACTTCAATTCCAGCATACGAGAGCCAATTCTGTCGCAAGagatagaaaaattataacatatttttatccTCTCACAAGTCTTTATGAcgaatacaaaatttgaatttcgtCCCAAAGCCCCGTCGTTAGGAAAGTTTACGAATCCATtatcaaaacaatgaaaatatcaataagaagtTACAGCAAAGACACCTGTCAAGAAATTGACAAAACGCAGTGTATGAGAAGAAATGCGAAATATCATCTAGAAAAAGAAAGATTAAcaaatgaattgaataaataccAACAGGACGCTGAAGATGCATATTCTGTGAAAAAACTGGATAAAGAAATCTGACATGTCTAGATCCGTATTTACGTTTGACTTGCAGCAGTGCCTACCGACTCCAAGTCTGAGCACATCAGTGACGTTTTACAAGCGCCATCTATGGACCCACAACTTAACAATGTATGACCAACATTAAACATGTAACCCTCTATTCTGATACATGTAGTGGTCAGAATAAAAAAGGCCATATAATTGCAATGTTTATGACTTTgatacaaaattcaaatttttaataccaGAACACACGAGAATGGAGTGTGACATTATTCACTCAATAATTGAGTACCATTATGAGAGTCTTATCGAGCATCCCAAGGACTGGTTTCAGTTGGCAGGATCATGTggcaaaacaaatttatttaaagtacatgaaataaaatatgatgattttattaattGGTCTAGAAAAGTAGATGATCATGGTAACAAATTTGTATGGAAAAATATAAGATGGATTAGGCTACGAAAAAACATGCGGTATGTTTTCCTGCAAAAATAGCCACAACGAAAACGAACCttagaaaaaaatgtcattttgcAGGAGAAGTCAAAATTTTCTTCCTGCAGATCTTCCGAAATGTAAATATCCAAATTGTATATATCTaagtagaagaaaaataatttgatcgAACTCTTGCCATATGTCGATAAAGTATTTCACAACTTCTATAAAAATGTACCTACAAAAGAAATATCCAGGACACTTTACCAGATTTTGATGAAGTCTCTTCAGGTGAATGATTAGAATGAAAGAATAAGTGTTGATTTTTTGTCCTTTCTGAGCTATATTTGTTTATGATTGGTGTAAAAGGCTTCAAGTGTAGAATTTTTTGTGCATTCTGAGCTACGTTTGTTTTCTCAAACCAACATGTTTTTCTTCTGGTTTCGTATGATGTTTTATGCTCAACAACTAAATAACTGTGTTGctcaataaatattgttttagtttAATATGATGTTTTTACCAAACTCAACTGAAAATAGAACCTTTTTAAAAATCCATATATCTCAACAATATTGTTTTGACGTGTCTCCCTTTACAAGCGCGTGAGTAGTAACCATTggaaaattacaatattttcatatcaataagaaaaatatggtgaataactgaaataaatcgaaaacaagtaattttatttatattggtgaaaaattgaaaatcgatatgaaaataaaatggaatagTTTCAGTGGAGTGTTCATTTTTTCCTCTACAATCGCGCGTAAAATGGTAATTCTAAAAAACCAACATAGCACATAAAAAATAGCGAGGAAATCACCAATCAAGAAGTCTTCCAATCCATATgctttgataaaattaaaaagcaaaCAACATCTACAATCATCATAATATCTAAGTAGAGTGAGAAAACAAAGGGGAGGActacaatattataaaaaaatgaaatcctGTTTTCATCCGCTAGTTGCTGGAATGTGGGCCATCACCCAGCGCAAACTTGCACGCGAGCAGGAGCGTGTaatctatttaatttattatgaacGCGAACGAGGACATTAGCGCGGTTGCAAGcataaaagtttgtaaattgACCTTTAGTCCCatgttattcaatataataatggaTGAGATCATAAAAAAATGCGGCTAAGCAATGACAATAGTTGACAAAGAAACTAAAATCCAATATGCCGATGATGCCATAGTTTCTGCCTAAAAATTATGATCCTCGAAGATTATTAACACATTTACCGCCGGCACCGCCCCAGGGGCGTTCGACCAATTGCATTAAAAACTTCGAGTCCGCGCGAGAGGCATTTGTATATCTGCATTTTGCAATAGCAAAAAAAAACGAGATAAGAGGACAAGTAGCCAAAGCAAATAAAGTACGCGGTCTTCACAATGTAGAGAATGAAAAGATCTTTCAAACAATATATCACAGGGTGTAGAAGAATGACAATTTATAGTATAAATTTGAGGTGTTTTAggtttttcataaatatgtaaAGCAACTGTCCTCATCTTCAGGAACCTAAAATTGGTATAATTACCACAACTACAGAACTTCCAACTTAATGTCTAAACTTCCATATTATTATATATCTTCAGTTTTGTATTAATACAGAACTGCTTCCATACCCAACTTCTAGATTGTGTATGCTCTCTTAATGTCTTCTAAGTATTATTCCTTGATACTCACTTTGATAATCCAGAAGAGATAATAAGACACCACTATACTgtgttttcatttcatacttGAGAAGTGTTTCCAACAACCTATATACAACATCTGTTCTATGATTTTGTAATGATATTGCAACTACATAAGATATTCTACTGAtaacattttttctcaattcttcATGTTTGCTCAATAAAACAAGAGCTTCACATTGATCTGAATACCACTCGCTTAGAAAACATATTTGCCAAACACAAGCTAAAGGAAAATAATCTTTATATTCTTTGGCTAAATATTCTGCGAAATTTATTATGCTTATAAGTACTGCTTTGCTTCTACTTGCTACAATATCCACTATcaagtttttccaaattaatcTTACTCTACGTCTTAGAAGTGTATTGTGTTGATAAACTTCTTTAAGTAATATTAAGGCTTCATGAATGTTCCCTTTAATCCAAATTGCTTCTGCTATGTAGTGCTTGAAATATGAATGTGGTTCTAAAACAGAGGGATTTGTTTTCTTACATAAATCTTGAATTCTTCTGATAGTGTCAACGTTCCCACACTGTGAGCAAACTAAAAGAATGTCATCACTATTACGACATGAAAACGTAACTTACTAAGTGACTTACCTGATAAAGCATACAAAAGATGGGATAAAGATGGGCATATTTCCAAAGCTATACattgttgtattaaatcaaatattttacaactatcatttaaatcaataaattctttGAATAATGTATTAATTTGATCACTACTTAATTGTAGTTTGTCGGGGGAGGAATCCTCTTCTATTTTAATAGCATAGGATTTTTTTGTAACGGATTTCATGGCACTCCACTTGTCTACCTTTTTCTGTATTAATTGAGTAGTGAAAGTGTCCATAGAATCAACTTCTATAGATAACATTTTACCGTGAACATTCTTGCTACTCaaactaaaaatattagttGTAATTGTTCGCCTCAAACATTCATATAAGCTTCTATTCTTATGTAAACCTAGAGCCATAACAACAGactttacattttaaaaatcgttttaataTGTATTCTACAGATATTGCAATAATGGTTAAAGCATCGTCTACAGTTACTTTTACATCATTTTCTCTACTTTCATCGTTCAAAGTAATTGTACTTCAAATGTAGTGTTTACATCTCTTAGAAAATGACACTAAAATTTAGGTTAACTAAAATGTCAAATTCTACAAGAAGACGAATTGAATGTAACTTTTGACCTACAGTTTTCAATACCTACTATTTCCAGTTCCATCAAGCTAGCAGCCAAATATCcggaaaaattagaaaaaatatatgaatcgaAAGGATATTCTATACTCGTTCTGAAAATCCAAACCCCGAATTTTCTCGTTGattcgataaaaatatattaattaaaaccgTGGTTGCAAATTCagactagaaaatattttttatttccggtCCAAAGTGTCCTCTGGTAAAACTATAAATACCTATCAAATGCTCCTAATTCtctcgtttcaaaaatattttactttttgtcTAAAGTCTTAGAGAAACCTGGGCCTCCCCATCCTAAACTACCTGATAATTACACATCACAAACGCCTTTCtcactaataaaataatatcagaaaaaGACAGGGACGCAATGATCCCTTCTTCACTAATTTCAGTAAAAGGGATAGTCAGGGACATTGATATCAACACCTCAATGGAAGAAGTAGTTACGGAGCAGCAAGAAGATTAAATAGAAGAATCATAAAGATGATACAATTGATTATAAACCAACGCAGACTGTAGTAGTTACCTTTACAGGCAAGGAATTGCCAGAAGTGATTACCATAAATTACTTTGAGTCGTAGGTACAACCAGTTGAACCAGTTATCCAATGTATTAACTGCTTAAGATTTGggcaaacaaaaaaaatatgtcagaGATAGAAGAGATGGGCCATATCTGGTAATCAACACGAGAAAGAGGAATGTCAACTGAAAGAGCCTACAAGCTTTTTTTGTAATGCTGAGCAAATCCACAGGCAGATACTGTAAGGAACATGAGAgggaaaatattgagaaatgaCATTTGAAAATTGGCAGTATTGCCAGTCAGAGGTTTCCTAGAATTGAAAGACAAAGAGATACAGTCACATTTACTGGTAGGGATTTTCCTGTATTAAGAACACCGATTCAAAGGcaacaatatttaataaaagtgCATAAAAGTgcataaattttgaacaactttCTTCATCAAGAATGAAGTATACACAAATAGTAGACAGAAAAAGTAAACCACAATCTCCAATACCAGGTTACGATGCGGAACTGCACAAGAGGCCCTACTCCCGCCACTAGGTAGGACTCTTACTCCAGAGATAATCAATTAGTTGCAGAGACAGGAACAGCAGCAGGTACAGGAGTACCAGCCAAACACTATTACAGTGGTTGACTTCTTTAAAGATTACtgaaacaatcaaaaattaaggAAATAACAAAAAGGGAAGTACTTGAGAGAATTGGATAATCGTATATTCTAGAATTATTATTGTCATAATAACTACAGCCCAAAAGCAATATCATCGTGTGTAAGTAAAATGCTAGAGAATGTAAGTAAAATGTAGAGAATAGATCACTTTctagaaaacaagaaaatatttaatgatcTACAAGTCGGCTTCAGAAAATGTAGAAGAGTAAAGGAATGCATCACAAAGTTAGCTCTAAAGATTTACACGGCATATACTAAAAAGAAAAGAACATTATGcatatttttggatatttctgCAGCCTATGATAATGTTCATTGGGATAAACTAGCACAACATCTAAATGAAATGGAAATCAATGCAGACCTAATTCGGTTGATCACCGACATGTTGACagcaaggaaaatatttatcaatcgCGAAACTCTGGCAGGTTATTTGGTCCTAGACAATCCACGAATGGGTTCTCACAGGGCTCTTCTTaaattcacttttatttaaTGTCTACACAACAAGTTTGAGAAATGTTGTGAACCGTTGTATCAAAGTTATCCAGTATTCAAATGATATTGTACGGACTTACTCGCATTctaatattgaacatttaagGCATAGTATAGAAGAAGCAGTACATCAAGTTAATGAATGGCTGATTGAACAGATCATAGAAATTTCAGTTAATAAGACTAAGGCGATGATATTCAGTAAGAGGAAACTTCGAAAGGCTTCAAAGGAGACATGAAAAAAGCTAGATAGGGCACGGATCAGGCACAGCATTGGGATTTATAAAATCTACCCCAACATTTCTAAGGAGTCGATAGGCTGCAATgaacaatttttagaaataatgaaagaatACAATGAATACTCTATAATTTTCACGGATACTTATAGACAAAAGATCAGGAAACATGCGCAATCGGGATAACTCAAAGGGGCCAAAAAAAGAAGATTGCTCGAAGAACCGAAAACCTCAATCCAATATGTACAGCAGAGAGGAATGCAATTAaagaagatttagaagaaaTTAGCGAAGAACAGGAAAACATTATAATCGTTTCGGTATCGATGAGTGCCTTTCAAAGTTTAGCTGATTCTAAATTAATGGCCAAAATGATAATATCAATCTATATACCAATTAATTACAtctaatatgaaaaatggaaaagacATCAAGTTATTATGGGCACCAAGTCATTCAGGTATCTCAAGTCGGGCTGATATGTGGCCAAGAATCAAAGAAGAATTATGGTACAATTGGactcaattttattgaaatcaaaatcaaaGGAAGAAATTTCTTCTCTATTAAAAATACATCTAGGAAAATTCCATGGTTTAACAATGCTGAACTACTGAGGAAAGtgattaaaattatcaatagaatGAGATCAATACATTGTGGCACTCCACACcatctatataaaataaattctaaggAAAATCCTCAGTGTGACTGTGGATAACAAGCAAATACAGATCCTGGCTGTATGTCGTTAGACAAAAGGCAAATAGAAAAGAAGAGCTTATCCTAACCTGATCTTGAGCTACACATaagaatatttgtaaatatagtTCGGGTTATAAATCCAAGTATGAAGTTGTTGCCAAGAccttaatatttatattcatcatTGATTgctaaaaaaagttgaaattatgaaaaattcaagtTAAATAGAACAAGATGATAAAGCAAAACTTTATTTCCATTTTGGCTATCAGCTTTTATATACCAAGAATTATTTGTAATAGTGCTCCATTCGAAGTCGATTGTAGCAATTTACGAATAGGACAGTATATATGCCCGGATCCAGatcataaatatttagatgAAATGATAGATCCTAAAACACAACAGCTCAGAGGATGTACCAAAGAAAATAAAGCAAAAGGTAAAGgctgttttatataattttggttACTTGTTCAgacctaattttatttttagtgagGTGTCTCGTTGCTAATGGATTATTTTGTTCAGATACTCATAATAGCACATTTTATAAGGATATGCCTTGTAAATGGACGTAAGTATATTTCTGTACCTTGGAACAAAAAGGGCCaatgtccaaaatttcaaaatttgagttaaaTGCACAATTGAATTCAGGATGCGACATATATTAATTGTTAAAAGGACCAAAGTCCTCTTATTATTAGATCAttgaaactcaaatattttgtcaCGGCCAAAGTTATTTACTGGAAATGCAAAAATGGCCAATTCCTCAAATTTAAATTGGGTTTCCTGTCATTTGACGAAAATAGACATTGGCCCTTTTTGTTTCAAGGTACAGATTTCATACATTGCCTTTTTAACACGTTAAGTGCCATGATGATCCCTACGCATCGTCAATGTCTTTTGAAGTTGGACCTTGTTGGTCATAACATACCTCATTATAAATGACTATGTGGAAAGATTAACCATGGTTACCATGTGTTTACAGGTATGAGCGGACCGTCAGGGTCCAgaggaataataatttttgtttagaaGAAATTTACCGTCACATCAATATGTGGTCCCTGGGTTAAAACAAAATGATGAGTCCAATAATAAgtgtttattattcatattttgtgtGTTAAAGAACGATACCACTAGTGTTGTACAACATTGTCGTCCATTGAATGCGACCAATATGACCCATGATCACTGTGcataaaaaacatcaacattagaacaaataaattattacttatttgTAACAAtgcaaattttatttcagaaatggttattcatttgaaacaaCCCTATTATTATCCATATTCTTAGGAATGTTTGGAATAGACAGATTCTATTTGGGATATCCAGCCATAGGATTAGCAAAATTCTGTACATTAGGATTCATGTTTTTGGGACAACTTgtagatattattttaattgcaaCACAAGTCGTTACACCTGCAGATGGTTCTTTTTATGTAATGCCATTTTATGGGCCACATGTGGAGGTTATTAAAAGTGATAATAATACTTATAGATTACCACAAGATGACTGGTGATAGTGCATGTCTTAAATAAgtgattataattttatgataaatatattttcagcagtgCAACAACCCTCAACTACAGACACTGATACTAACGAGTCTAAGAGACTTCTATCAACATCCTCTCCTATTTACAAATAGGTGTTATTTATGAATTGTTTGTTAAAGTTGCTAATTAAATGaacgtatttatttatatttctgttgATATAACTCcaaaaagttaataataataaacaatagcTCTTATGATAACAAAAAGTCTGTTTTTTAACATATGTCACTGTACCACcacaattataacaaaaaataaaataagaaaagtttctttcacaaaatctggaaaatataaacatatacaaAGATAACTAAGTGAAAAATAGGATTGCAGAATTGCAAATCACAAACTGTGACTGTATGAAATGTACACCATTTTTTCAGTCTTCATTGATGCTCTGTCAACAATTTCTGCAGCATTTGTTGGAACACTGCAAGCATATCTGCATGTAACCCAAATGAATTCGGTGTTGCGATATAATTTCGAGGGGCATATATAGCAATTATTTGTGAACAACAAAGACTTCTTCATGGATTCTCTTACAGAATTTGTAAGATATGTGTAATCATAtttttgcattgcattgcatttaaactataattatcgTATTCTACAAGAAATTCtatgtatatttgattttagt
This genomic interval from Diorhabda sublineata isolate icDioSubl1.1 chromosome 7, icDioSubl1.1, whole genome shotgun sequence contains the following:
- the LOC130446674 gene encoding uncharacterized protein LOC130446674 isoform X2; translated protein: MALGLHKNRSLYECLRRTITTNIFSLSSKNVHGKMLSIEVDSMDTFTTQLIQKKVDKWSAMKSVTKKSYAIKIEEDSSPDKLQLSSDQINTLFKEFIDLNDSCKIFDLIQQCIALEICPSLSHLLYALSEPHSYFKHYIAEAIWIKGNIHEALILLKEVYQHNTLLRRRVRLIWKNLIVDIVASRSKAVLISIINFAEYLAKEYKDYFPLACVWQICFLSEWYSDQCEALVLLSKHEELRKNVISRISYVVAISLQNHRTDVVYRLLETLLKYEMKTQYSGVLLSLLDYQMHQKDLRRCIEIIQWSVQNEVQLLPNHHEKFLKLFITSEEHKVLLKKFKPVTIPKTLTNYKF
- the LOC130446674 gene encoding uncharacterized protein LOC130446674 isoform X1, with the translated sequence MALGLHKNRSLYECLRRTITTNIFSLSSKNVHGKMLSIEVDSMDTFTTQLIQKKVDKWSAMKSVTKKSYAIKIEEDSSPDKLQLSSDQINTLFKEFIDLNDSCKIFDLIQQCIALEICPSLSHLLYALSVCSQCGNVDTIRRIQDLCKKTNPSVLEPHSYFKHYIAEAIWIKGNIHEALILLKEVYQHNTLLRRRVRLIWKNLIVDIVASRSKAVLISIINFAEYLAKEYKDYFPLACVWQICFLSEWYSDQCEALVLLSKHEELRKNVISRISYVVAISLQNHRTDVVYRLLETLLKYEMKTQYSGVLLSLLDYQMHQKDLRRCIEIIQWSVQNEVQLLPNHHEKFLKLFITSEEHKVLLKKFKPVTIPKTLTNYKF
- the LOC130446268 gene encoding TM2 domain-containing protein CG10795 isoform X2, which encodes MIKQNFISILAISFYIPRIICNSAPFEVDCSNLRIGQYICPDPDHKYLDEMIDPKTQQLRGCTKENKAKVRCLVANGLFCSDTHNSTFYKDMPCKWTNGYSFETTLLLSIFLGMFGIDRFYLGYPAIGLAKFCTLGFMFLGQLVDIILIATQVVTPADGSFYVMPFYGPHVEVIKSDNNTYRLPQDDW
- the LOC130446268 gene encoding TM2 domain-containing protein CG10795 isoform X1 translates to MIKQNFISILAISFYIPRIICNSAPFEVDCSNLRIGQYICPDPDHKYLDEMIDPKTQQLRGCTKENKAKVRCLVANGLFCSDTHNSTFYKDMPCKWTNGYSFETTLLLSIFLGMFGIDRFYLGYPAIGLAKFCTLGFMFLGQLVDIILIATQVVTPADGSFYVMPFYGPHVEVIKSDNNTYRLPQDDCATTLNYRH